The genomic stretch GACGTTGCCCGTCCCGGCGAAGCCGTCGTCGTCGAGGCAGGGGGCTTGCCCAGCGTCGTTTGGGGCGAGCTGGCGACGCACAGCGCCGTCACCCGGAAGCTCGCCGGCGTGGTGGTCGACGGCGGCGTGAGGGATGTCGCCGAGATTCGTCGCCTTCGCTTCCCGGCTTTCTCGCGGCACATCGCTCCCACGGCATGGGAGCCCAAAGGCTTGGGCGAGATCAACGTGCCGATACGGATCGGCGGCGTGAGGATCCATCCCGGCGATTGGGTCGTTGGCGACGATGACGGAGTGGTGGTCATCCCTGCCGCAGACGGGCTCGAAGTCGCCAATCGAGCGATGAGCGTGCTCGAGATGGAAAACCGGCTTCGCGCCGAGATCGACGCCGGAGGAACGCTCAGCGAACTGACCGAACTCGCGAAGTGGGAGAAGCATTGAGCTCCGTGGTCGTCGCCGGGCCCGGCGCGCTGGGACTCCTGTTCGCGTCTCGATTGGCTGACGCGGGCGTTCGCACCTGCTTGCTCGACTACCGCGACGACCGCGCCGCGCGCCTGACGCGAGACGGCATCACGCTCCGCTTCGAGGGCATCGAGCGCCGCCTGCGCGTGACGGCGACCGCAGACGGTCGCGCTGACGCCGTGCGCGGCGCGGACGTCGCCCTGATCTGCGTCAAGGCGCATGCGACCGAGAGCGCGGCTCGTTCTCTGCAGTGGTTCCCGGGCCCGGTGGCGACGATCCAAAACGGTCTCGACAACGTCGAGACGCTCGCCGAGGCGTTCGGTGATGAGCGAGTGCTGCCGGGCTCGACTTCCGAGGCGGCAACCCTCGTCGCAACCGGAAGCGTCCATCACACCGGCAGAGGCACGACGATCATCGGCAGTATGACGTCCGACGCGATGTCGTCCGCTCAGGCACTCTGCGACACGCTGAGCCTCGCCGGCTTCGATGCGCGCGTGACGCACGACTGGCGATCCGCGGTCTGGTCGAAGGCGCTGGTAAACGCGGCGATCAACCCGCTGACGGCGCTGCTGGGCGTCCGAAACGGCGTCATCGCCGACGATATCGACGCGGCGGCGGTCGCGCGGCGAATCAGCGCGGAATGCGAGGCAATCGCCCACGCGAGCGGCATCGACTCGATCTCCGACAGCGAGAACCGCGTGATCGACGTCTGCCAAGCCACGGCGCTCAATCGCTCGTCGATGCTCCAGGACCTGGAAGCCGGGCGGAAGACCGAGATCGACAGCATCAACGGCGTGCTCCTGCGCGAAGCCGAACGGCTCCTCTGCGATGCCGTGACGCTCCAGACGGTCACGAGCCTGATGCGCGCCAAGGAGCGGGCGGTTCTCGCCCAGTAACGCACGATTTCGACATCAAGAGAGGCGATGTCCTTGACGGATACGTTCCACCAGCCGCTGTCGAAAACCGATCCCGAGATCGCCGACGCGCTCGAAGCCGACCTGAAGCGCCAGCAGGACATGCTGGTGATGATCCCGTCCGAGAACTACGCGAGCCCGGCGGTTCTGGCTG from Candidatus Poribacteria bacterium encodes the following:
- a CDS encoding bifunctional hexulose-6-phosphate synthase/ribonuclease regulator, with translation DVARPGEAVVVEAGGLPSVVWGELATHSAVTRKLAGVVVDGGVRDVAEIRRLRFPAFSRHIAPTAWEPKGLGEINVPIRIGGVRIHPGDWVVGDDDGVVVIPAADGLEVANRAMSVLEMENRLRAEIDAGGTLSELTELAKWEKH
- a CDS encoding 2-dehydropantoate 2-reductase, with amino-acid sequence MGEALSSVVVAGPGALGLLFASRLADAGVRTCLLDYRDDRAARLTRDGITLRFEGIERRLRVTATADGRADAVRGADVALICVKAHATESAARSLQWFPGPVATIQNGLDNVETLAEAFGDERVLPGSTSEAATLVATGSVHHTGRGTTIIGSMTSDAMSSAQALCDTLSLAGFDARVTHDWRSAVWSKALVNAAINPLTALLGVRNGVIADDIDAAAVARRISAECEAIAHASGIDSISDSENRVIDVCQATALNRSSMLQDLEAGRKTEIDSINGVLLREAERLLCDAVTLQTVTSLMRAKERAVLAQ